The Flavobacterium faecale genome has a segment encoding these proteins:
- the map gene encoding type I methionyl aminopeptidase: MIIVKSREEIELMRESALIVSKTLGMLAAEVKEGVTTLHLDKLAETFIRDHGAEPSFLGLYGFPNSLCMSPNAQVVHGIPNNTPLVSGDIISIDCGAFKNGYHGDHAYTFEVGEVAPETKKLLQVTKESLYVGIREFKAGNRVEDVGNAIQKYTESFGYGVVRELVGHGLGQKMHEDPEMPNYGKRGRGKLFVEGMVIALEPMINQGTRNIKQLKDGWTILTADGKPSAHFEHDIALVDGKPELLSTFAYVYQALGIVSNEEDEFREVPLVL, from the coding sequence ATGATTATCGTAAAATCACGTGAAGAAATAGAATTAATGCGCGAAAGTGCTCTTATTGTTTCCAAAACTTTAGGAATGTTGGCTGCTGAGGTAAAAGAAGGCGTAACTACTTTGCACCTTGACAAACTAGCCGAAACCTTCATTCGTGATCATGGAGCAGAACCAAGTTTTCTTGGACTATACGGTTTCCCGAATTCGTTATGCATGAGCCCAAACGCTCAGGTAGTACACGGAATCCCAAATAATACCCCGTTGGTTAGTGGTGATATTATCTCAATCGATTGTGGTGCTTTCAAAAATGGCTACCATGGTGACCACGCTTACACGTTTGAAGTGGGAGAAGTAGCTCCAGAAACTAAAAAATTATTACAAGTTACCAAAGAGTCATTATATGTAGGTATCCGTGAATTCAAAGCCGGAAACCGCGTGGAAGATGTGGGTAACGCTATCCAAAAATATACTGAAAGTTTCGGTTACGGCGTAGTTCGTGAGTTGGTAGGACACGGTTTAGGGCAAAAAATGCACGAAGATCCAGAAATGCCAAACTACGGAAAACGTGGTCGCGGAAAATTGTTTGTCGAAGGAATGGTAATCGCTCTAGAGCCAATGATCAACCAAGGAACACGTAACATCAAACAACTAAAAGACGGTTGGACAATCCTTACTGCAGACGGAAAACCATCAGCTCATTTCGAACACGATATCGCCCTTGTAGACGGAAAACCAGAGTTACTTTCTACATTTGCCTATGTGTACCAAGCTTTGGGGATCGTGAGTAACGAGGAAGATGAGTTTAGAGAAGTACCATTGGTTCTTTAG
- a CDS encoding peptidase domain-containing ABC transporter: MKPLERFYNLLELDKKDVYQLFFYGILSGVISLSLPLGIQAITNFIQSGRASASWIVLIIMVVFGVALVGILSFMQLRIMENLQQKIFIRSSFEFSVRLPKIKFEEYYNSYAPELANRFFDTLTIQKGTAKLLIGFSAAILQIIFGIILLSLYHNYFIIFGIMLMILLYFIFKFSYNSGLDTSMKESKYKYKVAGWLQELARNNYTFRNQMHHDFALSKNDALVSEYLLYREKHFSVIKTQFTQLVLFKIIITASLLSIGGYLVLSQEMNIGQFVAAEIIILLVITSVEKIVLGLETFYDVLTAVEKIGQVTDLALEEEFPVDYNNCYTSIALDVEKLSFKFPDSKTKILDTISLKIEQGERIFIDGENGSGKTTLIRILSGLMQPTHGAIYINDDSFTKINLNQYRSQIESIIYNETPFEGTVIENITFKSQHIKEENLKWAIEGTKLSDFVKSLPQGLLTPIFPEGKQLSSSNAQKLLLARSIISKPKILFYEDPTDTMDDKVANEIIDFITAKENNWTIIVSSKNPYWKTKCNREITMQNGKILLDQKK; this comes from the coding sequence ATGAAACCATTAGAACGTTTTTACAACTTACTCGAATTAGACAAGAAAGATGTCTATCAATTGTTTTTTTATGGTATCCTATCTGGAGTAATTAGTTTATCACTACCTCTAGGAATCCAAGCTATTACTAACTTCATTCAATCTGGTCGCGCTAGTGCTTCTTGGATTGTGCTGATCATCATGGTCGTTTTTGGAGTTGCGTTGGTCGGTATATTGTCTTTCATGCAATTGCGTATCATGGAGAATCTACAACAAAAAATATTTATCCGTTCATCGTTTGAATTTTCGGTTCGTTTACCTAAAATAAAATTTGAAGAATATTATAACAGTTACGCACCAGAACTTGCTAATCGTTTTTTTGATACTCTAACAATACAAAAAGGAACTGCAAAGCTACTTATCGGATTTTCAGCGGCCATATTGCAAATTATTTTCGGAATTATACTATTGTCGTTGTACCACAATTATTTCATTATTTTCGGAATCATGTTAATGATTTTGCTGTACTTTATATTTAAATTCTCCTATAATTCCGGCTTAGATACAAGTATGAAGGAGTCAAAATACAAGTACAAGGTAGCTGGATGGCTGCAAGAATTGGCACGAAACAATTACACTTTTCGCAATCAAATGCATCATGATTTTGCTTTATCAAAAAATGATGCATTAGTATCTGAATATTTACTTTATCGAGAGAAACATTTCTCTGTAATCAAAACTCAATTTACACAGCTAGTACTTTTCAAAATTATCATAACAGCTAGCTTATTGTCCATTGGAGGTTACTTAGTACTTTCGCAAGAAATGAATATTGGTCAGTTTGTAGCTGCAGAAATCATTATATTATTAGTAATTACTTCGGTAGAAAAAATAGTTCTAGGACTAGAAACATTTTACGACGTATTAACAGCTGTGGAAAAAATTGGACAAGTTACTGATCTAGCATTAGAAGAAGAGTTTCCGGTTGATTATAACAATTGCTACACCTCCATCGCACTAGACGTGGAAAAATTAAGTTTCAAATTCCCTGACTCCAAAACAAAGATTCTTGATACTATATCGTTAAAAATAGAACAAGGAGAACGCATTTTTATTGATGGAGAAAATGGATCAGGAAAAACAACATTAATTCGTATTCTATCAGGCTTAATGCAGCCTACACATGGTGCTATTTATATAAATGATGACAGTTTTACCAAAATAAATCTTAATCAATACCGATCACAAATTGAAAGTATAATTTATAACGAAACCCCTTTTGAAGGTACAGTTATCGAAAACATTACGTTCAAAAGCCAACATATCAAAGAGGAGAACTTAAAATGGGCTATTGAGGGCACAAAACTATCTGATTTTGTAAAATCGTTACCACAAGGACTTCTTACTCCGATTTTTCCTGAGGGAAAACAACTATCGTCTTCAAATGCTCAAAAATTACTTTTAGCACGAAGTATTATAAGCAAACCAAAGATATTATTTTATGAAGACCCAACTGATACTATGGATGACAAAGTAGCCAATGAAATCATCGATTTTATAACTGCAAAAGAAAACAACTGGACAATCATAGTTTCTTCTAAAAACCCCTACTGGAAAACCAAATGCAATCGAGAAATCACCATGCAAAACGGAAAAATTCTTTTAGACCAAAAAAAATAA
- a CDS encoding TetR/AcrR family transcriptional regulator, producing the protein MHSIVSNISIKVNEKIYVKDPETSALGKKILQESIFLIDEIGFDAFTFKKLGEKIGSNESSIYRYFENKHKLLVYLCSWYWSWIEYRMVFNMINIDDPYERLKRAITVVTERSEEDLSIPHINEAVLNKIIISEFTKTLHTKEIDDENREGFFLIYKSVINHIVQLIIEINPDYPYPKSLASSVIEGALHQYFLQDHLKTITNCNENISPTDFYLNLITLTLQKQ; encoded by the coding sequence ATGCACTCAATAGTATCCAATATTTCGATTAAGGTAAACGAAAAAATCTACGTCAAAGATCCTGAAACCTCAGCACTAGGAAAAAAAATTCTGCAAGAAAGCATCTTTCTTATTGACGAAATTGGCTTCGATGCTTTTACATTTAAAAAATTAGGTGAAAAGATAGGGTCAAATGAAAGTTCGATTTACCGTTATTTCGAAAACAAACATAAGCTATTGGTTTACTTGTGCTCTTGGTATTGGAGTTGGATCGAATATCGTATGGTTTTTAATATGATCAATATTGATGATCCCTATGAACGATTAAAAAGGGCCATTACCGTAGTTACTGAGCGATCAGAAGAAGACCTGTCGATACCACACATAAATGAAGCCGTACTGAACAAAATCATCATTTCTGAATTCACAAAAACATTACACACAAAGGAAATTGATGACGAAAATAGAGAAGGCTTTTTCTTGATTTATAAAAGTGTAATCAATCATATTGTTCAATTAATTATCGAAATCAATCCTGACTATCCTTACCCAAAAAGTTTAGCATCATCAGTTATAGAAGGGGCATTGCATCAATATTTTTTACAAGATCATTTAAAAACCATTACCAATTGTAATGAAAACATATCCCCTACCGACTTTTACCTAAATCTTATTACCTTAACTCTGCAAAAACAATAA
- a CDS encoding class I SAM-dependent methyltransferase, which translates to MKSVFKLILNTIPRPLLIRLSYVARPIIAFTLKGDKFTDPIDGKSFKSMLPYGYETQRNNVLSPSTLSLERHRLLWLYLNDQTEFFTAPLKVLHFAPEQAFYKMFRNQKNLEYTTTDLFSPLADVKADICDLPFENNQYDVILCNHVLEHIPDDTKAMQELYRVLKPGGMAILQIPQDLKRAVTFADDTITDQKERAKIFGQYDHVRIYGRDYFDKLRSIGFTVIEEDYTNKIAPELVEKYCLAKGEIIPVCFK; encoded by the coding sequence ATGAAATCTGTGTTTAAACTTATACTTAATACCATTCCTCGCCCCTTACTTATTCGTTTGAGTTATGTGGCGCGCCCTATAATTGCTTTTACTTTGAAGGGAGATAAATTTACTGATCCTATTGATGGGAAAAGTTTCAAATCGATGTTGCCTTATGGGTACGAGACGCAGCGCAATAATGTGCTTTCGCCAAGTACTTTGTCATTGGAGAGACACCGATTGTTATGGTTGTATTTAAATGATCAGACCGAGTTTTTTACAGCACCACTCAAAGTATTGCATTTTGCTCCAGAGCAAGCTTTTTATAAGATGTTTCGAAATCAAAAAAATTTAGAGTATACCACAACTGATTTATTTTCGCCATTGGCAGATGTGAAGGCGGATATCTGTGATTTGCCATTTGAGAACAATCAGTATGATGTTATTTTGTGTAATCACGTTTTGGAACACATTCCGGACGATACCAAAGCCATGCAGGAACTTTACCGTGTATTAAAACCGGGTGGAATGGCGATTTTACAAATTCCGCAAGATTTGAAACGTGCCGTAACTTTTGCAGACGATACCATTACCGATCAAAAAGAACGCGCAAAAATATTTGGTCAATACGATCATGTGCGTATTTATGGTCGTGACTATTTTGACAAATTGCGTTCGATTGGATTTACAGTTATCGAAGAAGATTACACCAATAAAATAGCACCCGAATTGGTTGAGAAATATTGTTTAGCCAAAGGCGAAATTATTCCTGTGTGCTTTAAATAA
- a CDS encoding HlyD family secretion protein: MLNISDNNKHAMAHLDRYKTITGLKTRPHYKILNRIITVVSLIALVTLFLPWTQNISGKGAVTTLKPNQRPQSIQSVISGRIEKWYVQEGDFVKKGDTILFISEIKEDYMDPNLVENTKNQLDAKSHALDSYNSKYGALANQIVSIQTEKGLKLVQAKNKLKQAQFKIKSDSIDLVAVKTQLKIANTQFNRAVQLNSEGLKALTDVEEKRLKQQEVEAKIITQENKLLTTKNEYINAQVELNRIEAEYSEKVAKAESDQFTARSNQFDTEAQVNKLKNQYANYSIRNGMYYIKAAQNGYINRALQAGIGETIKEGTPIATIMPSDYDVAVETFVNPLDLPLISTGDKVRIWFDGWPTIVFSGWPDMSYGTFGGKIVAVEKFISDNGKFRVLIAPDVDEDPWPKQLSMGSGAQTIALLNTVPVWFELWRTMNGFPPDYYEAPTKSSKSKEKK; encoded by the coding sequence ATGCTAAACATCTCCGACAATAACAAACATGCCATGGCGCATCTTGACCGCTACAAAACAATAACAGGTCTAAAAACAAGACCGCATTACAAAATATTAAATCGAATAATTACTGTTGTTTCGCTTATAGCGTTAGTGACTTTATTCCTTCCGTGGACACAAAACATTTCAGGAAAAGGAGCCGTGACTACATTGAAGCCCAACCAAAGACCTCAATCGATTCAAAGTGTTATTTCGGGTCGAATAGAAAAATGGTATGTACAAGAGGGTGACTTTGTAAAAAAGGGAGACACCATCTTGTTTATATCTGAAATCAAAGAAGATTACATGGATCCAAATTTGGTCGAAAACACCAAAAATCAATTGGATGCAAAAAGCCATGCTTTGGATTCCTACAATTCCAAATATGGGGCTTTGGCCAATCAAATTGTTTCTATTCAGACTGAGAAAGGATTAAAACTAGTTCAAGCGAAAAATAAATTGAAGCAAGCGCAATTCAAAATTAAAAGTGATTCGATTGACTTGGTAGCCGTAAAAACACAACTTAAAATCGCCAACACACAGTTTAATAGAGCCGTTCAATTAAACAGCGAAGGTCTAAAAGCACTTACCGATGTTGAGGAAAAGCGTTTAAAACAACAAGAAGTTGAAGCGAAAATAATCACGCAGGAGAATAAACTTTTGACCACCAAAAATGAATATATCAATGCGCAGGTAGAACTTAACCGTATTGAAGCTGAGTATAGCGAAAAAGTTGCCAAAGCAGAAAGTGATCAGTTTACCGCTAGAAGCAATCAATTTGACACTGAAGCTCAGGTAAACAAATTAAAAAATCAATATGCAAATTATAGCATTCGTAACGGAATGTACTATATCAAAGCGGCCCAAAACGGCTACATTAATCGTGCTTTGCAAGCCGGAATTGGTGAAACTATCAAAGAAGGCACACCTATCGCTACCATCATGCCATCTGACTATGATGTAGCTGTGGAAACTTTTGTAAATCCTCTAGATTTACCGTTGATTAGCACAGGTGATAAAGTAAGAATCTGGTTTGACGGATGGCCAACAATTGTTTTCTCGGGATGGCCAGACATGTCATACGGAACCTTTGGAGGAAAAATTGTTGCTGTAGAAAAATTCATTAGCGACAACGGAAAATTCAGAGTTTTGATTGCACCAGATGTAGACGAAGACCCATGGCCAAAACAATTGAGTATGGGATCGGGTGCGCAAACTATTGCGTTGCTAAACACCGTTCCTGTATGGTTTGAACTTTGGAGAACTATGAACGGTTTCCCTCCAGATTATTATGAAGCACCCACTAAATCATCAAAATCTAAAGAGAAAAAATAA
- a CDS encoding IS1182 family transposase: protein MLVQQQTIQFSEYSSLYDLIVPKENLLRKINDLIDFSFIYDELLNKYCPNNGRMAESPVRMFKYLLLKTIYTVSDIDVVERSQYDMSFKYFLDMNPEDDVINPSSLTKFRKLRLKDTDLLNLLINKTVTIAIEKGIIRSKSIIVDATHTLSRSNPFLAIDVLRERSKLLRKTVYSFEQEFKEHMPEKNTDNDLEKELAYCKELEKRIENEPSISSIPAVKEKLNLLKETVEDTQENFTLSKDADAKTGHKSADSSFFGYKTHLAMTEERIITAAVVTSGEKGDGPELPRLLAISQKNGIDVDTIIGDGAYTGKENLKLTREQNIKVVARLNVTIAQGARKDEDKFDYNKDADRFVCTAGHMAIRKARQGKKNVGTNQIQTYYFDVEKCKTCSLKEGCYKEGSKTKTYSVSIKSDLHQEQISFQETDYYKEKAKHRYKIEAKNSELKNVHGYDRAISYGITNMQMQGAIAIFAVNLKRILKLM from the coding sequence ATGTTAGTACAACAACAAACAATACAATTCAGCGAGTATTCTTCGTTGTATGATTTAATAGTTCCAAAAGAAAATCTATTAAGAAAAATTAATGATTTGATTGATTTTTCATTCATTTACGATGAGTTGTTAAATAAGTACTGTCCCAATAATGGGCGAATGGCAGAAAGTCCCGTTCGTATGTTTAAGTATTTACTACTTAAAACAATCTATACTGTTTCCGATATTGATGTCGTGGAGCGTTCTCAATACGATATGTCCTTCAAATATTTTTTGGATATGAATCCAGAAGACGATGTTATCAATCCGAGTTCGTTAACAAAATTTAGAAAACTACGTCTAAAGGATACCGACCTATTAAATCTGTTGATAAACAAAACAGTCACCATTGCTATCGAAAAAGGTATTATTCGTTCGAAGTCTATCATCGTTGATGCCACACATACTTTATCAAGATCCAATCCATTTTTAGCCATCGATGTATTGAGAGAACGTTCCAAGCTACTGCGAAAAACAGTATACAGCTTTGAGCAGGAATTCAAAGAACATATGCCTGAAAAAAATACAGACAATGACTTAGAGAAGGAACTTGCTTATTGTAAAGAGTTGGAAAAACGCATTGAAAATGAGCCGTCAATAAGTTCGATTCCAGCTGTGAAAGAGAAATTAAATCTACTCAAAGAAACTGTAGAAGACACTCAAGAAAATTTTACCTTATCAAAAGATGCAGATGCTAAAACGGGTCATAAATCTGCTGATAGTTCTTTCTTTGGATATAAGACTCACTTAGCTATGACCGAGGAGCGCATCATTACAGCGGCTGTAGTCACATCAGGTGAAAAAGGGGATGGACCAGAATTACCTAGACTTTTAGCGATTAGTCAAAAAAACGGAATTGATGTTGATACTATTATTGGGGATGGAGCTTATACAGGAAAAGAAAATCTCAAACTCACAAGGGAGCAAAATATTAAAGTGGTAGCCAGACTAAATGTTACAATAGCACAAGGAGCTAGAAAAGACGAAGATAAATTTGACTATAATAAAGATGCCGATAGATTTGTTTGCACTGCTGGTCATATGGCCATACGAAAGGCTCGCCAAGGTAAAAAAAATGTTGGAACCAATCAAATACAAACCTACTATTTTGATGTGGAAAAATGTAAGACCTGCTCTTTAAAAGAGGGTTGTTATAAAGAAGGATCCAAGACAAAAACATATTCGGTGTCGATAAAATCGGACTTACACCAAGAACAAATCAGCTTTCAAGAAACTGACTATTACAAAGAAAAAGCAAAACATCGATATAAAATAGAAGCGAAAAATAGTGAGTTGAAAAATGTACATGGTTATGATAGAGCAATATCATATGGCATTACCAATATGCAAATGCAAGGTGCAATAGCAATTTTCGCAGTCAACTTAAAAAGAATACTCAAATTAATGTAG
- a CDS encoding TolC family protein — MKYAILFLLLCVWNTQAQTPADETAEAQMEFTFNEYLGYVKKFHPLVKTANLEINKAQANLMAARGAFDPKLGVDFDKKQYKGTEYYSVLNSSFKIPTWYGIEIKAGFDQNDGYYLNPQNTVPTTGLASLGISVPIGQGLFINQRMADLRKAKMQIKLSQAERKLQAVAVLYDASVAYFNWKKNYEEFQMYTQYNTNATTRYKAVQSLIVQGDKRAIDSIEAGISLKSRRLSLENSRLKLLKSKLELSNYMWLDNSIPMELTDALFPEQGIENTIQETLKTNDLLAQEFTIDNHPKINALESKIDMLEVDRKLKANMLLPKIDLSYSYLSEPQYIDSYKFENYKVGVNFAYPIFLRKERGGLKLAEFKIQETTNSLNLERLQLSNKIKAQKEVIYSLNKQHFMANDLVNNYKTMLTSEERLFTFGESSLFLINSRESSLITAQLNAIALRNEYCISNSELYKILANPD; from the coding sequence ATGAAATACGCCATTCTTTTTTTACTCCTTTGTGTCTGGAATACCCAAGCACAAACACCAGCCGACGAGACAGCAGAAGCCCAAATGGAATTCACTTTCAATGAATATTTGGGTTATGTAAAAAAGTTTCATCCTTTGGTGAAAACTGCAAATTTGGAAATCAACAAAGCACAAGCCAATTTGATGGCTGCTCGTGGCGCTTTCGATCCAAAACTAGGTGTCGATTTTGACAAAAAACAATACAAAGGCACCGAATATTATTCAGTTCTAAACAGCAGTTTCAAAATTCCGACTTGGTACGGAATCGAAATCAAAGCTGGTTTTGATCAAAACGACGGTTATTATTTAAACCCACAAAACACCGTGCCTACTACGGGACTAGCTTCACTTGGAATATCAGTACCTATTGGTCAAGGTTTGTTCATAAATCAAAGAATGGCCGATTTGCGAAAAGCTAAAATGCAAATCAAATTGAGCCAAGCTGAAAGAAAATTACAAGCAGTTGCTGTACTTTATGATGCCTCAGTAGCCTACTTTAATTGGAAAAAAAACTATGAAGAGTTTCAAATGTACACGCAATACAACACCAATGCAACTACACGATACAAAGCCGTTCAAAGCTTAATCGTGCAAGGGGACAAACGTGCGATTGACAGCATAGAAGCTGGAATAAGTCTAAAAAGCAGAAGGTTGAGTTTAGAAAATTCGAGATTAAAACTATTGAAATCCAAATTGGAATTGTCCAACTATATGTGGTTAGACAATTCAATTCCAATGGAACTGACCGATGCGCTTTTCCCTGAACAAGGAATCGAGAACACAATTCAGGAAACACTAAAAACCAATGATTTATTGGCACAGGAATTCACAATTGATAACCACCCAAAAATCAATGCATTAGAAAGCAAAATCGATATGCTAGAAGTAGACAGAAAGTTAAAAGCAAATATGCTATTACCAAAAATCGATTTGTCCTACTCCTACTTATCAGAACCACAATATATTGATAGCTACAAATTTGAAAACTACAAAGTAGGGGTCAATTTTGCTTATCCAATATTTTTACGAAAAGAAAGAGGAGGCTTGAAATTGGCAGAATTCAAAATTCAAGAAACGACCAACAGCCTAAACTTGGAACGATTACAACTTTCGAATAAGATAAAAGCTCAGAAAGAAGTCATTTACTCTTTGAACAAACAACATTTCATGGCTAATGATTTGGTTAACAATTACAAAACGATGCTAACCTCAGAGGAGCGCTTGTTTACATTTGGCGAAAGTTCACTTTTTTTGATCAACAGTCGTGAGAGTAGTTTGATTACTGCACAATTGAACGCAATCGCTTTGCGAAACGAGTATTGCATCTCTAACTCTGAACTATATAAAATCTTGGCAAATCCTGATTAA
- the gpmI gene encoding 2,3-bisphosphoglycerate-independent phosphoglycerate mutase, protein MNKKVILMILDGWGKSPDPKVSAIDNANVPYINNLYKNYPSAQLRTDGLHVGLPEGQMGNSEVGHMNLGAGRIVYQDLAKINLAVANKTLAKEQVLKDAFQYAKDNNKKVHFLGLVSDGGVHSHTSHLRGLIDATQDYGLEKVFIHAFTDGRDVDPKSGVKYIQDLQNYIAPTTVKIASIIGRYYAMDRDKRWERVKLAYDLVVNGFGAKAANPVTAVEVSYQNDITDEFIAPVVMVDANNQPLAKIEEDDVVIFFNFRTDRGRELTEALSQKDFHEQNMHKLNLYYVTLTNYDETYQNVKVVYNKDNITETLGEVLEKAGKKQIRIAETEKYPHVTFFFSGGREEPFIGESRILKNSPKVATYDLQPEMSANELTDALVPEIEKGDVDFVCLNFANGDMVGHTGIMAAAIQACEAVDNCVERVINAAIANDYTVLVIADHGNCETMINPDGSPNTAHTTNPVPFILVDKEIKKVHDGVLGDIAPTILDLMGVEKPAVMTQHSLL, encoded by the coding sequence ATGAACAAAAAAGTAATCTTAATGATCTTAGACGGTTGGGGAAAATCACCTGATCCAAAAGTTTCTGCAATTGACAATGCTAATGTGCCTTACATTAATAATTTGTACAAAAACTACCCAAGCGCTCAATTGAGAACCGACGGCTTACATGTTGGATTACCTGAAGGACAAATGGGAAACAGCGAAGTAGGACATATGAACCTTGGAGCTGGTAGAATTGTTTACCAAGATTTAGCCAAAATCAATTTGGCGGTTGCCAATAAAACATTAGCAAAGGAACAAGTATTGAAAGATGCTTTTCAATATGCGAAAGACAACAATAAAAAAGTACACTTTTTAGGACTAGTATCTGATGGTGGTGTTCACTCTCATACGTCACATTTACGCGGATTGATTGACGCGACACAAGACTACGGACTTGAAAAAGTTTTCATACATGCCTTTACAGATGGTCGTGATGTTGACCCAAAATCGGGTGTAAAATACATTCAGGATTTGCAAAACTACATTGCTCCAACGACAGTTAAAATTGCGTCTATCATCGGTAGATATTATGCAATGGACAGAGATAAACGTTGGGAAAGAGTAAAATTAGCATACGATTTGGTAGTGAACGGTTTTGGCGCAAAAGCTGCGAACCCAGTAACAGCTGTAGAAGTTAGCTATCAAAATGACATTACAGATGAGTTTATAGCTCCTGTTGTTATGGTTGATGCTAACAACCAACCATTAGCAAAAATCGAAGAAGATGATGTGGTTATCTTTTTCAACTTTAGAACTGATAGAGGTCGCGAATTGACTGAAGCACTTTCGCAAAAAGACTTTCACGAGCAAAACATGCACAAGTTGAACTTGTACTATGTTACGTTGACCAATTATGATGAAACGTACCAGAACGTAAAAGTAGTTTACAACAAAGACAACATCACAGAAACATTGGGTGAAGTTTTGGAGAAAGCAGGCAAGAAACAAATTAGAATTGCTGAAACTGAAAAATATCCACACGTAACTTTCTTCTTTTCTGGAGGTCGCGAAGAGCCTTTTATTGGCGAAAGCAGAATCTTAAAAAATTCACCAAAAGTAGCAACCTACGATTTGCAACCAGAAATGAGTGCAAATGAATTAACAGATGCTTTGGTTCCTGAAATTGAAAAAGGAGACGTAGATTTTGTATGTCTAAACTTTGCCAATGGAGACATGGTAGGACATACTGGAATTATGGCTGCTGCAATTCAAGCTTGTGAAGCAGTTGACAATTGTGTCGAAAGAGTAATCAATGCTGCTATTGCAAACGATTATACAGTACTTGTAATTGCCGATCACGGAAATTGTGAAACAATGATCAACCCTGACGGTAGTCCAAACACCGCTCACACTACAAATCCTGTCCCTTTTATCTTGGTTGATAAAGAAATCAAAAAAGTACATGATGGTGTCCTTGGTGATATTGCTCCAACAATACTTGACTTAATGGGAGTTGAAAAACCGGCAGTAATGACGCAACATTCACTTTTATAA
- a CDS encoding GxxExxY protein, whose amino-acid sequence MEAIYLKEESYKIVGICMEVHRILGKGHSEVVYKDALEYEFKLNAIPFEREKAFEIEYKEIILPRKYVADFVVYNEIIFEVKAISQLTNSDTRQTLNYLASSKNKLGLLVNFGEDSLKYKRIIL is encoded by the coding sequence ATGGAAGCTATTTATTTAAAAGAAGAGTCCTATAAAATAGTTGGAATTTGCATGGAAGTTCATCGAATTCTAGGTAAAGGTCATAGTGAAGTCGTTTACAAAGATGCTTTAGAATATGAATTTAAACTAAATGCTATCCCATTTGAAAGAGAAAAAGCATTTGAAATTGAATACAAAGAAATTATTTTACCTAGAAAATACGTCGCCGATTTTGTTGTTTACAATGAAATAATATTTGAAGTTAAAGCAATTTCTCAATTAACAAATAGCGATACTAGACAAACATTAAATTATCTAGCTTCATCCAAAAACAAATTAGGCCTTCTAGTCAATTTTGGAGAAGATAGCCTGAAATACAAACGAATTATTTTATAA